From the genome of Streptomyces sp. NBC_01341, one region includes:
- a CDS encoding MerR family transcriptional regulator → MITIGQLARYVGVSNKTIRVYHDKGLLPEPDRDASGYRRYGANDAIDLIKIRTLADAGVPLARIRGLRSATDDEFQRALREIDDELTDRIRGLQATQGRLRQLAAGQLAPLPTEVGDHLAHLARSGFTPRWVDLQRDLWILVFATHPDLASTLFHDQAEALADPELRQFFLDYDHAHDLEPDDPRIDDLARRIAEATRERYGPDNLPGQNTDSQIPALVQGTVNASSPAWQRLDILIRSQLDA, encoded by the coding sequence GTGATCACCATCGGGCAGCTGGCAAGGTACGTCGGAGTATCGAACAAGACCATCCGCGTTTATCACGACAAGGGGCTGCTGCCCGAGCCTGACCGCGATGCGTCCGGCTACCGCCGGTACGGAGCGAACGACGCCATCGACCTGATCAAGATCCGGACGCTTGCCGACGCCGGCGTACCTCTGGCCCGTATCAGGGGCTTGAGATCAGCGACCGACGATGAGTTCCAGCGGGCGTTGCGCGAGATAGACGACGAGCTCACCGACCGCATCCGTGGCCTGCAGGCAACGCAGGGGCGCCTGCGCCAGCTCGCCGCCGGGCAGCTGGCACCGCTGCCCACCGAGGTCGGCGACCATCTGGCGCATCTGGCCCGCTCGGGATTCACCCCTCGATGGGTGGACCTGCAGCGCGACCTGTGGATCCTCGTGTTCGCCACCCATCCGGACCTCGCGAGCACGCTGTTCCACGACCAGGCCGAGGCTCTGGCCGACCCGGAGCTGCGGCAGTTCTTCCTCGACTACGACCACGCTCACGACCTTGAGCCCGACGACCCCCGGATCGACGACCTCGCCCGCAGGATCGCCGAGGCGACCCGGGAACGCTACGGCCCCGACAACCTGCCCGGGCAGAATACGGACTCCCAGATCCCGGCCCTCGTGCAGGGCACGGTCAATGCGTCGTCCCCGGCATGGCAGCGACTCGACATACTCATCCGGTCTCAACTGGATGCGTGA
- a CDS encoding helix-turn-helix domain-containing protein — protein sequence MPAAIVCPIILTASDRHRLQKAAYGHKTGHRARMRAHIVLHTAQGRSNARIATETRLHVDTVRTRRNRFAGGGLPALADRRRSGRPARFNPVQVA from the coding sequence TTGCCTGCTGCCATCGTCTGCCCGATCATCCTGACCGCCTCCGACCGGCACCGGCTGCAGAAGGCGGCCTACGGCCACAAGACCGGGCACCGGGCCCGGATGCGCGCGCACATCGTGCTGCACACGGCCCAGGGACGCTCCAATGCCCGTATCGCCACCGAGACCCGCCTGCACGTGGACACGGTGCGGACCCGGCGGAACCGGTTCGCCGGCGGCGGGCTGCCGGCCCTGGCAGACCGCAGGCGCTCGGGGCGCCCGGCCCGCTTCAACCCCGTGCAAGTCGCTTAG